The Lolium rigidum isolate FL_2022 chromosome 2, APGP_CSIRO_Lrig_0.1, whole genome shotgun sequence genomic interval TTTCGAAAAACGCCTTTGTAATTCTCTATACCTTCCATAAACGCCATTATGTCCATTTAAACACACAAACCAGCATATACACTTGTATTTCTATTGTACATACGTATACGTGGTGGGCCCATTGTCAGAACTCCACCGTGGCAAATCAAACCCTCTTCAACGAATGACCTTAGAAATGCCTCGACGTCTATTCACCGCCGGTCATCGTGCCCACCGTCGGGTGCCCGCCTATTGTCCTCCCTCTGGTAGCTCGCGGCTCGCCCGCCCAGGCCACGCTCCACTCCCCTGCATCGCCATGCTCCTTCCTCTAAGATGCCATGCCACATGCGTCTAATTAAGGGCTTGAGGACTTGATTAGCCACGGTGATATCCAGCCAGTTGGAGAGAGTTCGGGATCTAGGTGCTCCCCGCCGCTAGGATCGCTAGCTTCCGCCGCCATGCTAATGCTCGATGTCTTCCGTCATCATGGTTCTAGAGTTTGGGTCAAGGACGTGGGAGTGAGAGAAGGGTATCACGATCCTATTTCTGATCTCGAGCCTTCCAGCTGTGAgcagttttatttttattttgttgggaCCCACCATATATAGGTATATATCAAGAAATACAAGTGTATATATGTTTGTATGTGTGTTTAAGTGGACATAATGGTATCTATAAAAGGTATAGAGAATTGCAATGCCGTTTTTCGAAAGATGAGAATTGGAGTGGCGTTTCTCAAGTAGGCAGAAATTGCAATGGCATATATCCAATTAatccttttaattttcatggatcTAAATAAAGTCAAAATAATCTGGGATTTTTCGAGGATTATCATTACAAAGATGTTGAGCTGTAAAACTGGAATCTCACGAGCAGAGGCCGGAGACAGGAAAGAGACTAGGTGGTGTGGCCCCGGAGCGGTCATGCACCACCCATACTCTTTCCCCTCTTGAGCACGTTTAGTCGGCCATCCAAAGCCCTAACTCAAAGTCTAAATTCTTTTTCTATATAAAGTTCCCCTAACTCAAAGGAGGTGGagctcaacaaaaaaaaacaccaaAGTAGAGTCAGAATTAGCAAAAATTGGAGGGCAAAACATCGCTAGAACTGCCACCGGTAGGATGTCTATCCTCTCCAACATTTACACCAACATTATCAGGGAGTAGTTCGCCTACGGTTTTGTGGGAAGTAGCAAATAGGGCGGTGAGGGGGTCATCATCAAACCTCCCTTCTCCCCAGACCCATCCCCACAAGGCCACGACTTGTGGCTGGCAGGAACAGATAATCCCTCTGGACGAGACGAGCATCCGGGGACACCCAGGCGGCGACCTGCCAAAATGGCTTCCCCCCTCGCCGTCTTTCGCCCCGCCGGCCATCTTCCTTGTCGCCGTCGGCCTTACACATCTCCGAAATTCCTCCAACCGCGGTCGTCCGCCTCGTCCCACCGCTCCCGCCGGTCGAGGTACACCCGAACTCTGTGCACAGCTCTATCCAAGGACTCGCAGTGTATGACGCGTTCCTCTCTAGGATTGCGCAGTCTGCGATCCGCAGCGCCGCTGGAGGCGGAGGCAACGGCAACGGCAACGGCAGGAGGAGAGGGGGCACCGTCGACGTCGTCGCGTTCGCCGCGGTGCTGCACGACGCCAAGACGGCCGACGATGTCAAGTTCTTGGCCCAGGACTTcctcggcggcgacgaagagcaCCTGCCAGTACAGGTATACACCTCACTGATTCGGGGGCTCGGAAAGAAGCAGCGCATCGACGCCGCCTTCGCCATCGTGGAGCATCTGAAAAGGAGGGGAGGCGGCAGCCTCAACCAGTTCGTGTACAACTGCTTGCTAGGCGCGGTGAAGAACTCTGGGGAATTCACGAGGATTGAGGGTGTTCTCGCTGACATGGAGGAACAGGGGATTTCCCCAAATATAGTGACATTCAACACTCTCATGTCCGTTTATGTTGAGCAAGGCAAGATCGAGGAGGTATTCAGGGTGTACCACGAGGACATTGAGGCCCGTGGGCTGGTGCCGACCGCCGCGACATACTCGACGCTCATGTCAGCCTTCAAGAGCGCCGGCGACGCGTTTGCCGCGCTCGACTTCTTTGTTAAGCTCAGGGAGAGGTATAACAATGGCGAGCTCATCGGGAATCCCGCAGATTGGGAAGCAGAGTTTGTCAAATACGAGAATTTGGCTTTACGCGTATGTCATACGGCGATGCGGCGGGCACTTGCAGGTGCCAACAATCCCGGTGGTGCCGCATTGAAGGTTATTCTTTCCATGGATGAAGCTAGAGTGAGGCCGGACAGGAGGTATTACGAGCGTCTCGTGTGGGCGTGCACGGGAGAGGAGCATTACACCATTGCCAAGGAGCTGTACCAGAGAATCCGTGAGTGCGATGGGGAGATCAGTTTGTCAGTGTGCAACCATCTGATTTGGCTCATGGGCAAGGCCAAGAAGTGGTGGGCAGCTCTTGAGATCTACGAGGATTTGCTGGAGAAAGGCCCAAAGCCCAACAATTTGTCGTATGAGCTCataatgtcacatttcaacatcctACTCAATGCTGCCAGGAGACGGGGCATTTGGAGGTGGGGTGTTAGGCTGCTTGACAAGATGGAAGAGAAGGGCCTGAATCCTGGATGTAGAGAGTGGAACGCTGTACTTCTCGCGTGCTCCAGAGCGGCTGAAACGTCTGCTGCGGTGAATATATTCAAGAGGATGATAAATCAGGGGTTAAAACCAGACGTTGTTTCCTATGGAGCATTGCTCAGTGCACTTGAGAAAGGTGGGTTGTATGATGAGGCGCTGCGAGTTTGGGAGCACATGCGCAAAGTCGGTATTCATCCTAACCTGCACGCATACACAATCTTGGTGTCCATTTACATTGGCAAGGGCAACCATGATATGGTAGATGCTGTTCTTCGGGATATGTTGTCCGCAAACATAGAACCAACTGCTGTAACCTTCAATGCGATAATCAGTGCTTGCGTGAGGAACAGTAAGGGCAGTGCTGCATTTGAGTGGTTCCATAAGATGAAAATGAAGAGTATTGAGCCAAATGAGATTACATATCAGATGTTGATTGAAGCTCTTGTACAAGATGGTAAACCAAAAGTTGCCTATGAGATGTACATTACTGCATCCAACAAAGGGCTCAACCTTTCTGCAAAATCATATGACACCGTGATGGAGGCATGCCAAGATTATGGTGCTCTTATTGATCTAGCTAGTTTGGGTCTTCGTCCTATAGTGAAATTGGATCCACCAAGATAATGAACAATTTTTTCACCACTTCATACATTGAGGTTATTCCTACCAGTACAAAGTATTTAGTTCTTACTATAATATGTGTTCACTTTTCCTAACAAACAGCTATCTGTTTTGCAATTGGCTCATAGACACATTTTTGTCCGTTCGATGTGTTCATGAATCTTGACACAGTTGGCTCTCATTCCTCGTCTGTTCTCTGTCGCGTCCGCATGGGCTAAATCAGGCCTTTCCTTTCTCAGttcctttttttttctagaaTTTTCATTATCTGTCTGAAGACACCGACCGCTTTGTCTCGTATTGCTCGGGTGGGGAGGCAGAAGCATGGCGGATGGAGAAGGCTGCGGAGGGGGCGGTGCTTCTCGAGACAGGGACTTGGGGAGAGTCTCGGCTCGCGTCCTTCTCCATCTGAGGTCCGCCATTCGCGAGCGTGGAAGGCATGTGCGCCGCTGGCGAGATGATTAACCACTTGTCCTGTGTGTTCAGTTTTTAAGACAGatgttggtttttttttttacttcatgtGATACATTCATTGGTGTGGGGTCTGCCACAGTGCCACGCCATCCATAGCCATGGGCTTGATCAGAATAAGAACTCGGCAGCTGCTACCTTGGTCGTTGTCAGTTTGGGAAGTCTCAGTTTGGTAGAGATGACCGCCCAAGACTTGATTGAAAATCCCCTATGTTTGGTGGAGTGAATCGAATATCTGTAGTCTTGTTACTGCCTTTTGTATGATGATAGTTACTCCCTGCCAATGAACTGCATTTTGAACATAGAGGATAGGCAGCACTTGTCTGCATTGAGTGGTTCTCTGCAAAATAAATTGCTCTATGTACAGTTTCCCTGCTAGTAGCAGTTTTCTATTTCCATCCATCTCAAATCTGAAATATTAATCATATATGATAGAAGAAAAATGCAGCGACTAGTTCTTAACTACCTAGCATTACTATGTGACTTATGGCTTGGCAACCTTATAGTGTAGTGATGAGTAGAATCATGTGCTTTCGTCATATAGGTTCACGCTGTTTGTgccctgttttttttttcatgccAAGTTGAGTTTTGTGCATTTGATGTATGCCTCTTGTCCTTCGATTATCTGCATTGCTTATCATGTCTTCTCTAAACTAGGTTCTGCCAGTCCGCTAGTTGCAGTTCAATTCCATTTCCTGTCAAAATTTGTCCTTCCACCATTAACTTTAGTTTTGCTTTGTCGTGGATCAAATATATTGATGTAATCTGCAatgcaggtgtttggaagcatgcCAAGAGTGATGGCCATGAAGACTATGGCCTCCTTGTTAGCGAGCCGGCCAAGAAATATGCCATAATCAAAGAGCTTCATAGTCCAGTTACTTTGAAAGATGGGACAGTTGTCCTGCAGTTTGAAGTGAGGCTTCAGAATGGCCTTGAGTGTGGAGGTGCTTATCTTAAGTACATCCGCGTTCAGGATACCAAATTGGACACCAAGGAATTTTACAATCATACTCCTTACACAATTATGTTTGGTCCTGACAAGTGTGGTTCGACGAACAAGGCACATTTCATCCTTAAGCACAAAAACCCCAAGACTGGAGAGTATGTTGAACATCACCTCAAGTCCCCACCTTCTGTCCCATATGACAAGCTCTCTCATACTACATGGTTATCTTGA includes:
- the LOC124691709 gene encoding protein LOW PHOTOSYNTHETIC EFFICIENCY 1, chloroplastic-like codes for the protein MASPLAVFRPAGHLPCRRRPYTSPKFLQPRSSASSHRSRRSRIAQSAIRSAAGGGGNGNGNGRRRGGTVDVVAFAAVLHDAKTADDVKFLAQDFLGGDEEHLPVQVYTSLIRGLGKKQRIDAAFAIVEHLKRRGGGSLNQFVYNCLLGAVKNSGEFTRIEGVLADMEEQGISPNIVTFNTLMSVYVEQGKIEEVFRVYHEDIEARGLVPTAATYSTLMSAFKSAGDAFAALDFFVKLRERYNNGELIGNPADWEAEFVKYENLALRVCHTAMRRALAGANNPGGAALKVILSMDEARVRPDRRYYERLVWACTGEEHYTIAKELYQRIRECDGEISLSVCNHLIWLMGKAKKWWAALEIYEDLLEKGPKPNNLSYELIMSHFNILLNAARRRGIWRWGVRLLDKMEEKGLNPGCREWNAVLLACSRAAETSAAVNIFKRMINQGLKPDVVSYGALLSALEKGGLYDEALRVWEHMRKVGIHPNLHAYTILVSIYIGKGNHDMVDAVLRDMLSANIEPTAVTFNAIISACVRNSKGSAAFEWFHKMKMKSIEPNEITYQMLIEALVQDGKPKVAYEMYITASNKGLNLSAKSYDTVMEACQDYGALIDLASLGLRPIVKLDPPR